TCCGAAGCACCCAGGCTGCTCCCCAAGCGGCCGAACCGTTTGGTCGCGTGTCATCATGTCGATGCGCAGCTATGAGCGCCTTACTGGAAGCAGTCGGAGTCACCAAAGCCTTCGGTGGCGGGGTCTTTCAACCGGCCGCCACGGTGGCGGTGGACAACCTGTCGCTCAAGATCGAGACCGATCCGCCGGCCATTACCGCAGTGGTAGGGGAAAGCGGAAGCGGGAAGACCACGCTGGCCCGCCTGCTGTTGGGCGAGACTGCGCCAACGTCGGGAACGGTTTCCTACCTCGGCAAAGACCTGACCAAGCTCTCTCGTGCGGAGCGAAACGCGTTTCGCCGAGATGTGCAGGTCATCTTTCAGGACCCGTACGAGGTCTACAACCCGTTCTATCCCGTCGATCATGTGCTGACCATGCCGGCACGGAAGTTCCATCTTGCCCAAACAAAGGCCGAAACGGATGAGGCCATCCACCAGGCGCTGCAAGCGGTCGGGCTACGTCCCGACGAGACGCTCGGCCGCTATCCGCATCAACTCAGCGGCGGGCAACGGCAACGGCTGATGGTGGCGCGGGCGCTGATGATCCGCCCGCGCATCATCATTGCGGACGAACCGGTTTCGATGGTGGATGCGTCGCTGCGGGCCACGATCCTGGACAACCTGAAGTCGCTGGCCCGGGCGTATGGCGTCAGCATCCTGTACATCACGCACGATCTGGTGACGGCCTATCAGATCAGCGACAACATCCTGGTGCTCTACCGGGGATCGATTGTCGAAGCGGGACATGCGCCGCCCGTGGTGCAGCAGCCGCAGCATCCCTATACGCAATTGCTCATGCAGTCGATTCCGTTGCCAGATCCCGACCGGTCATGGCCCCGAGCACAGGAAGCTTCGGAGATTGGCCAGCGCGCTTCGACTACCGCTGGCTGCAAGTTCGCGCCACGTTGCCCGATGGCGATGAACGTTTGCCTGGAGCGACACCCTCCCCTTTTTCAGACGGGAGTGGACCGCGCCACCGCGTGCTACCTCTATCAGGATGCGCCCGAACTTGCCGGTCCTTCGATCGACGCTGTTTTTCGCACTGCTGAACCGAGTTCCGAGGGGGACACCGTCTAGGGCTGGTCCGAGAACATTTGCCCGTCCGATGTGTGCCGATTTCGGCAGCCACGGTGGGCTGCGGCTCCGGAGCGAGGTCCCACCGTTGAAAGGCTGGGCTCTACCCCTCTGCAATTGCCCGGACTC
The DNA window shown above is from Thermomicrobiales bacterium and carries:
- a CDS encoding ABC transporter ATP-binding protein, producing the protein MSALLEAVGVTKAFGGGVFQPAATVAVDNLSLKIETDPPAITAVVGESGSGKTTLARLLLGETAPTSGTVSYLGKDLTKLSRAERNAFRRDVQVIFQDPYEVYNPFYPVDHVLTMPARKFHLAQTKAETDEAIHQALQAVGLRPDETLGRYPHQLSGGQRQRLMVARALMIRPRIIIADEPVSMVDASLRATILDNLKSLARAYGVSILYITHDLVTAYQISDNILVLYRGSIVEAGHAPPVVQQPQHPYTQLLMQSIPLPDPDRSWPRAQEASEIGQRASTTAGCKFAPRCPMAMNVCLERHPPLFQTGVDRATACYLYQDAPELAGPSIDAVFRTAEPSSEGDTV